Proteins encoded in a region of the Pseudomonas denitrificans (nom. rej.) genome:
- a CDS encoding DUF1353 domain-containing protein produces MSRFVTALQVELQGDRKTWKLLSEFVYEDTEHGRIVVARGFETDFASVPRIPVVFDLVGAYGHAAATLHDWLYSSGLVPRKSADRIFREALRATGIARWRAWLMWAGVRFGGSSHYRHPDSF; encoded by the coding sequence GTGAGCCGCTTCGTGACCGCCCTGCAGGTTGAACTGCAAGGCGACCGCAAGACCTGGAAGCTGCTGAGCGAGTTCGTCTACGAGGACACCGAGCACGGGCGCATTGTCGTCGCCCGCGGCTTTGAAACGGACTTCGCCAGCGTCCCGCGTATCCCCGTCGTCTTCGACCTGGTCGGCGCCTACGGCCACGCCGCCGCCACCCTGCACGACTGGCTGTACTCCAGCGGACTGGTGCCGCGTAAGAGCGCAGACCGCATTTTCCGCGAGGCGCTACGCGCGACCGGCATCGCCCGGTGGCGCGCCTGGCTGATGTGGGCAGGCGTGCGTTTCGGCGGTTCCTCGCACTACCGCCACCCCGATTCCTTCTGA
- a CDS encoding DUF4376 domain-containing protein: MFYSASAGGFYSQGIHGDAIPDDAIAISEELHARLLEGQQNGQRIAAGEDGMPMLVDRPGPDMKSIIADRRYLAETAGIVVNGMPLDTGRDSQALVTGAALAAVIDSAYSCQWKTAGGFIDLDAQQIIAIASAMRAHVQACFDREAELLDAVAAGTYSAEQLDQGWPA; encoded by the coding sequence ATGTTCTATTCAGCATCAGCGGGCGGTTTTTACTCTCAGGGGATCCACGGGGACGCTATCCCGGACGACGCCATTGCGATAAGCGAAGAGCTTCACGCGAGGTTACTGGAGGGCCAGCAAAACGGGCAGAGAATCGCAGCAGGCGAAGACGGCATGCCCATGCTGGTGGATCGTCCGGGGCCAGACATGAAATCCATCATCGCCGACCGCCGATACCTTGCTGAAACCGCCGGCATCGTCGTCAACGGCATGCCCTTGGATACGGGCCGCGACAGCCAGGCCCTGGTCACCGGCGCCGCGCTGGCGGCTGTGATCGACTCGGCTTACAGCTGCCAGTGGAAGACGGCCGGCGGCTTCATTGACCTGGACGCTCAGCAAATCATCGCCATCGCCAGTGCCATGCGCGCCCATGTGCAGGCCTGTTTCGACCGTGAGGCCGAACTGCTCGATGCCGTCGCCGCCGGCACCTACTCTGCCGAGCAGCTCGACCAGGGCTGGCCGGCGTGA